Proteins from one Malaya genurostris strain Urasoe2022 chromosome 2, Malgen_1.1, whole genome shotgun sequence genomic window:
- the LOC131430066 gene encoding large ribosomal subunit protein bL28m has product MASATPQGANLLYGLRKSKKFTEGLGAQLPLAYKKFWDEWKHRQPAAVHYVPKDGMFQREDVTGLVTPIQNVPLPLIVPPEAHKGIWGGEAIVKGFQKRNPYKRRVPHFWVPVLKRSVVHSQILNEHMAVTVTDRTLDQIHDNHGFDHYLLKTPACDLRSMLAIKLKKMVLVDLLAGCPKHASQPEKQKAILDEYSCYLSQYTPEEIEWYGLTYNEAIAKIEGQLESQIDKRPHKVIFRQKLIEQLKEAGINEAQGSEKLEGIEDSSSSWLSKLSFKPKNW; this is encoded by the exons GGAGCCAATTTGCTCTACGGGCTGcgcaaatctaaaaaatttACGGAAGGACTAGGAGCTCAATTACCATTAGCGTATAAAAAATTTTGGGATGAATGGAAGCATAGACAACCTGCGGCTGTCCATTATGTGCCTAAAGATG gAATGTTTCAACGAGAAGATGTCACTGGATTAGTAACTCCAATACAGAATGTACCACTGCCATTAATCGTCCCTCCAGAAGCTCACAAAGGCATATGGGGAGGCGAGGCAATCGTGAAAGGATTTCAAAAACGCAATCCTTACAAAAGGCGAGTGCCTCACTTCTGGGTGCCTGTTCTAAAGCGTTCGGTTGTACACAGCCAAATTCTCAATGAACATATGGCCGTAACAGTGACAGATCGCACTTTAGACCAAATTCACGATAATCACGGCTTCGATCACTATTTACTGAAAACACCAGCTTGTGACCTACGCTCCATGCTCGCCATTAAACTGAAAAAGATGGTTCTGGTAGATCTACTTGCTGGATGTCCAAAACACGCTTCACAACCCGAAAAACAGAAGGCAATACTAGATGAGTATTCATGTTATCTGTCTCAGTACACCCCAGAGGAGATTGAGTGGTACGGATTGACCTACAACGAAGCCATCGCCAAAATTGAAGGCCAACTCGAGTCACAAATAGACAAGCGTCCACATAAGgtaatttttcgtcaaaaattgATCGAACAATTAAAAGAAGCCGGTATCAATGAAGCACAAGGTTCCGAGAAACTTGAAGGCATCGAGGATTCCAGCTCTTCCTGGTTGTCGAAGCTCAGCTTCAAGCCGAAAAATTGGTAG
- the LOC131430068 gene encoding TBC1 domain family member 19 isoform X1 encodes MIYKTLREKSGSRGKNVLLPKQHIRMPEWIEAKRGNSRPAVESAAVAAAETALEAEQSVTDLVSSSGESSPSKSLKTVGSTAWDHQFPMEELKDASIHHTALKLAEDIKSMKIYGSLYKMVQKLACSPEVDKDDMRHTLEAAIKSNGLETEIRNVIYHQIRNSLKNDSKPTLPSSDPLNYLRRAGIQWERRVRKSLNSMCSESKAQLQGQTRIATDREEILAKWDELSNYQIDLTNYRPVYAPKDLLDVLLSLKGPVKQDETEYKRYFRFSSEQIASKLNLIKSFFSFLPKWEFAHISLPVKNLFELRVHFSELLRNDNSSGSADWAITCQKILKTRHAPLCQQALKKGITPAPMRGPLWAYVLGSQVESHVSLVHDRIVRFRVHIEHWESLKHIVLTTESIVDKLVFKDVQLTATNDDRYFVFEDVLYQIMLCFSRDAEIGQMIQTEYSNSAKLKQYEGPACGFVPFHGICMLAAPFCYLYDNPVSLYFTFRAFYIRYCHRLTTINTNSQGIISLCLLFEKLLQTHEPQLWSHFRELQIQPIRVVFKWLMRAFSGHLPPEQLLILWDLILGYDSLEILSLLALIIMSFRRESLMQVVTLENIEAILSDLSSIKVLPLIQLTLSRD; translated from the exons ATGATATATAAAACGC TAAGGGAAAAATCAGGAAGCCGAGGGAAAAACGTCCTGCTACCAAAGCAACACATCAGAATGCCTGAATGGATAGAAGCGAAGCGGGGAAACAGCAGG CCTGCCGTAGAGTCAGCCGCGGTCGCAGCAGCGGAAACAGCATTAGAGGCTGAACAGAGTGTAACGGATCTGGTCAGCTCGTCCGGTGAATCGTCTCCATCGAAGAGTCTCAAGACGGTCGGCAGTACAGCGTGGGATCACCAGTTTCCCATGGAGGAGCTAAAGGATGCCAGCATTCATCACACGGCATTAAAACTAGCCGAGGATatcaagtcaatgaaaatctaCGGCAGTCTGTATAAGATGGTTCAG AAGCTCGCCTGTTCGCCCGAGGTGGACAAGGATGACATGCGACACACTCTGGAAGCAGCCATAAAATCCAATGGTCTTGAAACGGAAATACGCAATGTTATCTATCACCAGATAcggaattcattgaaaaatgactCCAAACCCACACTGCCATCTAGTGATCCTTTGAACTATCTTCGCCGGGCTGGTATTCAATGGGAGCGGCGCGTTCGTAAATCGCTCAATTCGATGTGTTCCGAATCGAAGGCACAGCTCCAAGGTCAAACGCGCATCGCTACCGATCGGGAGGAAATTCTAGCCAAATGGGACGAGCTTAGTAACTATCAAATTGACCTGACGAACTATCGTCCGGTGTATGCACCGAAAGATCTGCTCGATGTACTTCTCTCCCTGAAAGGCCCCGTTAAACAGGACGAAACAGAGTACAAACGATACTTCCGCTTTTCATCTGAGCAAATCGCCAGCAAACTTAATCTAATTAAATCGTTTTTCAGCTTCCTTCCAAAGTGGGAGTTTGCGCACATTTCTCTTCCGGTGAAAAACCTTTTCGAACTGCGTGTCCATTTCTCAGAACTTCTGCGCAACGACAACAGTAGCGGCTCAGCAGATTGGGCCATCACGTGTCAGAAGATTTTAAAGACGCGACACGCCCCTTTGTGCCAGCAAGCGTTGAAGAAAGGCATTACTCCAGCCCCGATGCGAGGACCACTTTGGGCTTACGTCCTTGGAAGTCAAGTGGAATCACATGTAAGCCTAGTGCATGATCGGATTGTTAGGTTCAGGGTA CATATCGAACATTGGGAGAGTTTGAAACATATTGTGCTTACCACTGAATCCATTGTGGACAAGCTAGTATTCAAAGATGTGCAACTGACGGCCACTAATGATGATCGATATTTCGtgtttgaagatgttctttatcaa ATCATGCTTTGTTTTAGTCGAGATGCTGAAATTGGTCAAATGATACAAACAGAATACAGCAACTCAGCAAAATTAAAACAATACGAAGGTCCGGCTTGCGGTTTTGTACCTTTCCACGGAATATGTATGCTGGCGGCCCCGTTTTGCTATCTCTACGATAACCCAGTGTCGCTATATTTCACGTTTCGAGCATTCTACATTCGCTACTGCCATAGATTGACGACGATCAACACCAATTCCCAGGGGATTATAAGCTTATGTCTACTTTTTGAGAAACTACTTCAGACTCACGAGCCGCAACTTTGGTCACATTTTCGAGAACTGCAAATTCAACC TATTCGTGTTGTGTTTAAGTGGCTTATGCGTGCCTTCAGTGGTCACCTTCCTCCGGAGCAACTGCTTATCTTATGGGACTTAATTCTGGGCTATGACagcttagaaattttgtcgctcCTGGCGTTAATAATTATGAGTTTCCGGCGAGAAAGCTTGATGCAGGTAGTTACACTGGAGAACATTGAAGCCATTTTGTCGGATCTCTCTTCTATTAAAGTCCTGCCGTTAATACAACTTACACTATCGCGCGACTGA
- the LOC131430068 gene encoding TBC1 domain family member 19 isoform X4, whose translation MIYKTLREKSGSRGKNVLLPKQHIRMPEWIEAKRGNSRPAVESAAVAAAETALEAEQSVTDLVSSSGESSPSKSLKTVGSTAWDHQFPMEELKDASIHHTALKLAEDIKSMKIYGSLYKMVQKLACSPEVDKDDMRHTLEAAIKSNGLETEIRNVIYHQIRNSLKNDSKPTLPSSDPLNYLRRAGIQWERRVRKSLNSMCSESKAQLQGQTRIATDREEILAKWDELSNYQIDLTNYRPVYAPKDLLDVLLSLKGPVKQDETDFLPKWEFAHISLPVKNLFELRVHFSELLRNDNSSGSADWAITCQKILKTRHAPLCQQALKKGITPAPMRGPLWAYVLGSQVESHHIEHWESLKHIVLTTESIVDKLVFKDVQLTATNDDRYFVFEDVLYQIMLCFSRDAEIGQMIQTEYSNSAKLKQYEGPACGFVPFHGICMLAAPFCYLYDNPVSLYFTFRAFYIRYCHRLTTINTNSQGIISLCLLFEKLLQTHEPQLWSHFRELQIQPIRVVFKWLMRAFSGHLPPEQLLILWDLILGYDSLEILSLLALIIMSFRRESLMQVVTLENIEAILSDLSSIKVLPLIQLTLSRD comes from the exons ATGATATATAAAACGC TAAGGGAAAAATCAGGAAGCCGAGGGAAAAACGTCCTGCTACCAAAGCAACACATCAGAATGCCTGAATGGATAGAAGCGAAGCGGGGAAACAGCAGG CCTGCCGTAGAGTCAGCCGCGGTCGCAGCAGCGGAAACAGCATTAGAGGCTGAACAGAGTGTAACGGATCTGGTCAGCTCGTCCGGTGAATCGTCTCCATCGAAGAGTCTCAAGACGGTCGGCAGTACAGCGTGGGATCACCAGTTTCCCATGGAGGAGCTAAAGGATGCCAGCATTCATCACACGGCATTAAAACTAGCCGAGGATatcaagtcaatgaaaatctaCGGCAGTCTGTATAAGATGGTTCAG AAGCTCGCCTGTTCGCCCGAGGTGGACAAGGATGACATGCGACACACTCTGGAAGCAGCCATAAAATCCAATGGTCTTGAAACGGAAATACGCAATGTTATCTATCACCAGATAcggaattcattgaaaaatgactCCAAACCCACACTGCCATCTAGTGATCCTTTGAACTATCTTCGCCGGGCTGGTATTCAATGGGAGCGGCGCGTTCGTAAATCGCTCAATTCGATGTGTTCCGAATCGAAGGCACAGCTCCAAGGTCAAACGCGCATCGCTACCGATCGGGAGGAAATTCTAGCCAAATGGGACGAGCTTAGTAACTATCAAATTGACCTGACGAACTATCGTCCGGTGTATGCACCGAAAGATCTGCTCGATGTACTTCTCTCCCTGAAAGGCCCCGTTAAACAGGACGAAACAGA CTTCCTTCCAAAGTGGGAGTTTGCGCACATTTCTCTTCCGGTGAAAAACCTTTTCGAACTGCGTGTCCATTTCTCAGAACTTCTGCGCAACGACAACAGTAGCGGCTCAGCAGATTGGGCCATCACGTGTCAGAAGATTTTAAAGACGCGACACGCCCCTTTGTGCCAGCAAGCGTTGAAGAAAGGCATTACTCCAGCCCCGATGCGAGGACCACTTTGGGCTTACGTCCTTGGAAGTCAAGTGGAATCACAT CATATCGAACATTGGGAGAGTTTGAAACATATTGTGCTTACCACTGAATCCATTGTGGACAAGCTAGTATTCAAAGATGTGCAACTGACGGCCACTAATGATGATCGATATTTCGtgtttgaagatgttctttatcaa ATCATGCTTTGTTTTAGTCGAGATGCTGAAATTGGTCAAATGATACAAACAGAATACAGCAACTCAGCAAAATTAAAACAATACGAAGGTCCGGCTTGCGGTTTTGTACCTTTCCACGGAATATGTATGCTGGCGGCCCCGTTTTGCTATCTCTACGATAACCCAGTGTCGCTATATTTCACGTTTCGAGCATTCTACATTCGCTACTGCCATAGATTGACGACGATCAACACCAATTCCCAGGGGATTATAAGCTTATGTCTACTTTTTGAGAAACTACTTCAGACTCACGAGCCGCAACTTTGGTCACATTTTCGAGAACTGCAAATTCAACC TATTCGTGTTGTGTTTAAGTGGCTTATGCGTGCCTTCAGTGGTCACCTTCCTCCGGAGCAACTGCTTATCTTATGGGACTTAATTCTGGGCTATGACagcttagaaattttgtcgctcCTGGCGTTAATAATTATGAGTTTCCGGCGAGAAAGCTTGATGCAGGTAGTTACACTGGAGAACATTGAAGCCATTTTGTCGGATCTCTCTTCTATTAAAGTCCTGCCGTTAATACAACTTACACTATCGCGCGACTGA
- the LOC131430068 gene encoding TBC1 domain family member 19 isoform X3 yields the protein MIYKTLREKSGSRGKNVLLPKQHIRMPEWIEAKRGNSRPAVESAAVAAAETALEAEQSVTDLVSSSGESSPSKSLKTVGSTAWDHQFPMEELKDASIHHTALKLAEDIKSMKIYGSLYKMVQKLACSPEVDKDDMRHTLEAAIKSNGLETEIRNVIYHQIRNSLKNDSKPTLPSSDPLNYLRRAGIQWERRVRKSLNSMCSESKAQLQGQTRIATDREEILAKWDELSNYQIDLTNYRPVYAPKDLLDVLLSLKGPVKQDETDFLPKWEFAHISLPVKNLFELRVHFSELLRNDNSSGSADWAITCQKILKTRHAPLCQQALKKGITPAPMRGPLWAYVLGSQVESHVSLVHDRIVRFRVHIEHWESLKHIVLTTESIVDKLVFKDVQLTATNDDRYFVFEDVLYQIMLCFSRDAEIGQMIQTEYSNSAKLKQYEGPACGFVPFHGICMLAAPFCYLYDNPVSLYFTFRAFYIRYCHRLTTINTNSQGIISLCLLFEKLLQTHEPQLWSHFRELQIQPIRVVFKWLMRAFSGHLPPEQLLILWDLILGYDSLEILSLLALIIMSFRRESLMQVVTLENIEAILSDLSSIKVLPLIQLTLSRD from the exons ATGATATATAAAACGC TAAGGGAAAAATCAGGAAGCCGAGGGAAAAACGTCCTGCTACCAAAGCAACACATCAGAATGCCTGAATGGATAGAAGCGAAGCGGGGAAACAGCAGG CCTGCCGTAGAGTCAGCCGCGGTCGCAGCAGCGGAAACAGCATTAGAGGCTGAACAGAGTGTAACGGATCTGGTCAGCTCGTCCGGTGAATCGTCTCCATCGAAGAGTCTCAAGACGGTCGGCAGTACAGCGTGGGATCACCAGTTTCCCATGGAGGAGCTAAAGGATGCCAGCATTCATCACACGGCATTAAAACTAGCCGAGGATatcaagtcaatgaaaatctaCGGCAGTCTGTATAAGATGGTTCAG AAGCTCGCCTGTTCGCCCGAGGTGGACAAGGATGACATGCGACACACTCTGGAAGCAGCCATAAAATCCAATGGTCTTGAAACGGAAATACGCAATGTTATCTATCACCAGATAcggaattcattgaaaaatgactCCAAACCCACACTGCCATCTAGTGATCCTTTGAACTATCTTCGCCGGGCTGGTATTCAATGGGAGCGGCGCGTTCGTAAATCGCTCAATTCGATGTGTTCCGAATCGAAGGCACAGCTCCAAGGTCAAACGCGCATCGCTACCGATCGGGAGGAAATTCTAGCCAAATGGGACGAGCTTAGTAACTATCAAATTGACCTGACGAACTATCGTCCGGTGTATGCACCGAAAGATCTGCTCGATGTACTTCTCTCCCTGAAAGGCCCCGTTAAACAGGACGAAACAGA CTTCCTTCCAAAGTGGGAGTTTGCGCACATTTCTCTTCCGGTGAAAAACCTTTTCGAACTGCGTGTCCATTTCTCAGAACTTCTGCGCAACGACAACAGTAGCGGCTCAGCAGATTGGGCCATCACGTGTCAGAAGATTTTAAAGACGCGACACGCCCCTTTGTGCCAGCAAGCGTTGAAGAAAGGCATTACTCCAGCCCCGATGCGAGGACCACTTTGGGCTTACGTCCTTGGAAGTCAAGTGGAATCACATGTAAGCCTAGTGCATGATCGGATTGTTAGGTTCAGGGTA CATATCGAACATTGGGAGAGTTTGAAACATATTGTGCTTACCACTGAATCCATTGTGGACAAGCTAGTATTCAAAGATGTGCAACTGACGGCCACTAATGATGATCGATATTTCGtgtttgaagatgttctttatcaa ATCATGCTTTGTTTTAGTCGAGATGCTGAAATTGGTCAAATGATACAAACAGAATACAGCAACTCAGCAAAATTAAAACAATACGAAGGTCCGGCTTGCGGTTTTGTACCTTTCCACGGAATATGTATGCTGGCGGCCCCGTTTTGCTATCTCTACGATAACCCAGTGTCGCTATATTTCACGTTTCGAGCATTCTACATTCGCTACTGCCATAGATTGACGACGATCAACACCAATTCCCAGGGGATTATAAGCTTATGTCTACTTTTTGAGAAACTACTTCAGACTCACGAGCCGCAACTTTGGTCACATTTTCGAGAACTGCAAATTCAACC TATTCGTGTTGTGTTTAAGTGGCTTATGCGTGCCTTCAGTGGTCACCTTCCTCCGGAGCAACTGCTTATCTTATGGGACTTAATTCTGGGCTATGACagcttagaaattttgtcgctcCTGGCGTTAATAATTATGAGTTTCCGGCGAGAAAGCTTGATGCAGGTAGTTACACTGGAGAACATTGAAGCCATTTTGTCGGATCTCTCTTCTATTAAAGTCCTGCCGTTAATACAACTTACACTATCGCGCGACTGA
- the LOC131430068 gene encoding TBC1 domain family member 19 isoform X2: MIYKTLREKSGSRGKNVLLPKQHIRMPEWIEAKRGNSRPAVESAAVAAAETALEAEQSVTDLVSSSGESSPSKSLKTVGSTAWDHQFPMEELKDASIHHTALKLAEDIKSMKIYGSLYKMVQKLACSPEVDKDDMRHTLEAAIKSNGLETEIRNVIYHQIRNSLKNDSKPTLPSSDPLNYLRRAGIQWERRVRKSLNSMCSESKAQLQGQTRIATDREEILAKWDELSNYQIDLTNYRPVYAPKDLLDVLLSLKGPVKQDETEYKRYFRFSSEQIASKLNLIKSFFSFLPKWEFAHISLPVKNLFELRVHFSELLRNDNSSGSADWAITCQKILKTRHAPLCQQALKKGITPAPMRGPLWAYVLGSQVESHHIEHWESLKHIVLTTESIVDKLVFKDVQLTATNDDRYFVFEDVLYQIMLCFSRDAEIGQMIQTEYSNSAKLKQYEGPACGFVPFHGICMLAAPFCYLYDNPVSLYFTFRAFYIRYCHRLTTINTNSQGIISLCLLFEKLLQTHEPQLWSHFRELQIQPIRVVFKWLMRAFSGHLPPEQLLILWDLILGYDSLEILSLLALIIMSFRRESLMQVVTLENIEAILSDLSSIKVLPLIQLTLSRD; this comes from the exons ATGATATATAAAACGC TAAGGGAAAAATCAGGAAGCCGAGGGAAAAACGTCCTGCTACCAAAGCAACACATCAGAATGCCTGAATGGATAGAAGCGAAGCGGGGAAACAGCAGG CCTGCCGTAGAGTCAGCCGCGGTCGCAGCAGCGGAAACAGCATTAGAGGCTGAACAGAGTGTAACGGATCTGGTCAGCTCGTCCGGTGAATCGTCTCCATCGAAGAGTCTCAAGACGGTCGGCAGTACAGCGTGGGATCACCAGTTTCCCATGGAGGAGCTAAAGGATGCCAGCATTCATCACACGGCATTAAAACTAGCCGAGGATatcaagtcaatgaaaatctaCGGCAGTCTGTATAAGATGGTTCAG AAGCTCGCCTGTTCGCCCGAGGTGGACAAGGATGACATGCGACACACTCTGGAAGCAGCCATAAAATCCAATGGTCTTGAAACGGAAATACGCAATGTTATCTATCACCAGATAcggaattcattgaaaaatgactCCAAACCCACACTGCCATCTAGTGATCCTTTGAACTATCTTCGCCGGGCTGGTATTCAATGGGAGCGGCGCGTTCGTAAATCGCTCAATTCGATGTGTTCCGAATCGAAGGCACAGCTCCAAGGTCAAACGCGCATCGCTACCGATCGGGAGGAAATTCTAGCCAAATGGGACGAGCTTAGTAACTATCAAATTGACCTGACGAACTATCGTCCGGTGTATGCACCGAAAGATCTGCTCGATGTACTTCTCTCCCTGAAAGGCCCCGTTAAACAGGACGAAACAGAGTACAAACGATACTTCCGCTTTTCATCTGAGCAAATCGCCAGCAAACTTAATCTAATTAAATCGTTTTTCAGCTTCCTTCCAAAGTGGGAGTTTGCGCACATTTCTCTTCCGGTGAAAAACCTTTTCGAACTGCGTGTCCATTTCTCAGAACTTCTGCGCAACGACAACAGTAGCGGCTCAGCAGATTGGGCCATCACGTGTCAGAAGATTTTAAAGACGCGACACGCCCCTTTGTGCCAGCAAGCGTTGAAGAAAGGCATTACTCCAGCCCCGATGCGAGGACCACTTTGGGCTTACGTCCTTGGAAGTCAAGTGGAATCACAT CATATCGAACATTGGGAGAGTTTGAAACATATTGTGCTTACCACTGAATCCATTGTGGACAAGCTAGTATTCAAAGATGTGCAACTGACGGCCACTAATGATGATCGATATTTCGtgtttgaagatgttctttatcaa ATCATGCTTTGTTTTAGTCGAGATGCTGAAATTGGTCAAATGATACAAACAGAATACAGCAACTCAGCAAAATTAAAACAATACGAAGGTCCGGCTTGCGGTTTTGTACCTTTCCACGGAATATGTATGCTGGCGGCCCCGTTTTGCTATCTCTACGATAACCCAGTGTCGCTATATTTCACGTTTCGAGCATTCTACATTCGCTACTGCCATAGATTGACGACGATCAACACCAATTCCCAGGGGATTATAAGCTTATGTCTACTTTTTGAGAAACTACTTCAGACTCACGAGCCGCAACTTTGGTCACATTTTCGAGAACTGCAAATTCAACC TATTCGTGTTGTGTTTAAGTGGCTTATGCGTGCCTTCAGTGGTCACCTTCCTCCGGAGCAACTGCTTATCTTATGGGACTTAATTCTGGGCTATGACagcttagaaattttgtcgctcCTGGCGTTAATAATTATGAGTTTCCGGCGAGAAAGCTTGATGCAGGTAGTTACACTGGAGAACATTGAAGCCATTTTGTCGGATCTCTCTTCTATTAAAGTCCTGCCGTTAATACAACTTACACTATCGCGCGACTGA